A region from the Oceanidesulfovibrio marinus genome encodes:
- a CDS encoding methyl-accepting chemotaxis protein: MFKNMKISMKLGLGFGLVLLLTAAMAYTGWSSLNNLIDRYDKTSTINSIMDETYNARLQAAYYMLYQDSESVKAFQEKTDKIGKVANGAKNMFSDAENLNRMDSISKYVGEYVSSFNGYTDQDKKRLEIVNLVVAAATALGENADKLVTQEHQRLSGLLERDAYAGDIRQAVENIEGSGQIVDDFLHARIETLYFLWRKEPERLTNAQGYLDKVIQSGEAMRAHVSGQSAAYVNEIVDKAKIYKEHTSDLKALDAVQKDIFTKLGAVGASVFDTATEAADAQRVAMQHQASSSITTLAAVAGVSIILGLAFAILITRVIKRGLHKALEVTEAVSEGDLDVEIDSDSKDEIGQLLQAMTRLVQAEKNVADVAGKLADGDLRVEVTPRSDKDVLIKSLKSMIERLTEVVMDVQTAAENVAAGSEEMSSSSESLSQGATEQSASVEESSSAMEEMAAGIQQNADNSRQTEEIALRAAGDADKSGQAVQQAVEAMKQIAERISIIQEIARQTDLLALNAAIEAARAGEHGKGFAVVASEVRKLAERSQKAAEEITDFSSKSTEVAENAGGMLARLVPDIRKTAELVQEIAAASQEQSAGAEQVNQGLQQLDTVVQQNASASEELASTAEELSSQAAQLQSSIAFFRTEQAAGRYASRPATSSREQRFEAVSVPKSSSAGGNGKSGKDAKVKLDMSLEDDSQDEYFESF; this comes from the coding sequence ATGTTCAAAAACATGAAGATCAGCATGAAGCTGGGATTGGGTTTCGGATTAGTGCTGCTGTTGACCGCAGCCATGGCCTATACAGGCTGGAGTAGCCTGAACAATCTCATCGACAGGTACGACAAGACCAGCACCATCAACTCCATCATGGACGAGACGTACAACGCTAGGCTGCAGGCGGCGTACTACATGCTTTATCAGGATTCGGAATCGGTGAAGGCGTTCCAGGAAAAGACCGATAAGATCGGCAAGGTCGCCAATGGCGCAAAAAACATGTTCAGTGACGCCGAGAACCTGAATCGCATGGATTCCATATCCAAGTATGTGGGCGAGTATGTGTCGAGCTTCAACGGGTACACCGATCAGGACAAGAAGCGGCTCGAGATCGTCAACCTGGTAGTCGCCGCGGCCACGGCGCTGGGTGAAAACGCCGACAAGCTCGTGACCCAGGAGCACCAGCGTCTGAGCGGTCTGCTCGAAAGGGACGCCTATGCCGGCGATATCCGCCAGGCAGTGGAAAACATCGAGGGCAGCGGACAGATCGTGGACGACTTTCTGCATGCTCGCATCGAGACGTTGTACTTTCTGTGGCGCAAGGAGCCCGAGCGTCTGACCAATGCCCAGGGATACCTGGACAAGGTGATCCAGTCCGGCGAGGCCATGCGCGCGCACGTCAGCGGCCAGTCCGCAGCCTACGTTAACGAGATCGTCGACAAGGCCAAGATATACAAGGAGCACACCAGCGATCTGAAGGCTCTCGACGCCGTGCAGAAGGATATCTTCACCAAGCTCGGCGCGGTCGGCGCGAGCGTATTCGATACCGCCACCGAGGCTGCGGATGCCCAGCGCGTCGCCATGCAGCACCAGGCCAGCTCCTCCATCACGACCCTGGCCGCCGTGGCCGGCGTGAGCATCATCCTTGGCCTGGCGTTCGCCATCCTGATCACCCGGGTCATCAAGCGCGGTCTGCACAAGGCCCTCGAAGTCACGGAGGCCGTCTCCGAAGGCGACCTGGACGTGGAAATCGACAGCGACTCCAAGGATGAGATCGGCCAACTGCTGCAGGCCATGACCAGGTTGGTGCAGGCCGAGAAGAACGTGGCCGACGTGGCCGGCAAGCTCGCCGACGGCGACCTGCGGGTGGAAGTGACTCCGCGTTCCGACAAGGACGTGCTCATCAAGTCGCTGAAGAGCATGATCGAGAGGCTGACCGAAGTGGTGATGGATGTGCAGACGGCCGCCGAGAACGTGGCTGCCGGCAGCGAAGAGATGAGCTCCTCGTCCGAGAGCCTGTCCCAGGGCGCCACGGAGCAGTCCGCTTCCGTGGAAGAGTCCTCCTCGGCCATGGAAGAGATGGCCGCCGGCATCCAGCAGAACGCTGATAACTCGCGCCAGACCGAAGAGATCGCCCTGCGCGCCGCCGGCGACGCCGACAAGAGCGGCCAGGCAGTGCAGCAGGCCGTGGAAGCCATGAAGCAGATCGCCGAGCGTATCTCCATCATCCAGGAGATCGCGCGGCAGACCGATCTGCTGGCCCTGAACGCGGCCATCGAGGCCGCCCGCGCCGGCGAGCACGGCAAGGGCTTCGCCGTGGTCGCCTCCGAGGTCCGCAAGCTGGCCGAACGCAGCCAGAAGGCCGCCGAGGAGATCACCGACTTCTCGTCCAAGAGCACGGAAGTGGCCGAGAACGCCGGCGGCATGCTTGCCCGCCTGGTGCCGGACATCCGCAAGACGGCCGAGCTCGTGCAGGAGATCGCCGCGGCCAGCCAGGAGCAGAGCGCAGGCGCCGAGCAGGTGAACCAGGGTCTGCAGCAGCTCGACACCGTGGTCCAGCAGAACGCCTCGGCTTCCGAGGAGCTCGCCTCCACGGCCGAAGAGCTCTCCAGCCAGGCCGCGCAGCTCCAGAGCTCCATCGCCTTCTTCAGGACGGAGCAGGCAGCGGGCCGGTACGCATCACGGCCAGCCACGTCCAGCCGGGAACAGAGGTTCGAGGCCGTGTCCGTGCCCAAGAGCAGTTCGGCCGGCGGCAACGGCAAGTCCGGCAAGGACGCCAAGGTCAAGCTGGACATGAGTCTGGAAGACGATTCCCAGGATGAGTACTTCGAGTCCTTCTAG